A genomic segment from Marinifilum sp. JC120 encodes:
- the fliN gene encoding flagellar motor switch protein FliN — protein sequence MAEQSLKRILDIPLEVKVEMGRTKLLVNEIIQFGQGTVIELHKLAGEPLDMYVEGRLVARGELVVINENFGFRITEIIKPEDRIKKLGL from the coding sequence ATGGCTGAGCAAAGTCTGAAACGCATTCTGGACATCCCCCTTGAAGTCAAGGTTGAGATGGGGCGAACCAAACTTCTGGTCAATGAAATTATCCAGTTTGGTCAGGGTACCGTTATCGAGCTGCATAAGCTGGCCGGGGAGCCACTGGATATGTATGTGGAAGGTAGGTTGGTTGCGCGCGGTGAGCTTGTTGTAATCAATGAGAATTTCGGGTTCAGGATTACTGAGATTATTAAGCCTGAAGACAGGATCAAAAAGCTGGGCCTGTAA